In Flavobacterium cerinum, one genomic interval encodes:
- a CDS encoding efflux RND transporter periplasmic adaptor subunit: protein MDTVITRKNKKNSYRIGFVLLFLIVSYFAYSMITKEKSLNIKKEEISIKTVSKAYFEDFIIFQAKVEPLNSILVNIIEGGSVQEIFVENGDHVEKGQALAKLYNPNTELSYLTQETSMIEQINNLNKARLDIRNQELNLAKDLVAIEHDYNTAKQLYDLNEKLFKKGIIAKNEWETTREGFRYQQERKNIIQQSIQKEKQTNQIQIQQINRSIATMEKSLGILRDNKRNFLVTAPLSGRLSSFEPILGKNYQAGESIGKIDVMQGYKLLAKVDEFYLEKVTVGQKGQIEYKGKQIPVHITKVIPEVKEGKFLVELDFDQAKELDLKQGLSFGVKLTLSESVKTLVLPKGSFNQETSGNWIFVVNGDKAVRRNIKLGRENPLYFEVLEGLKEGESVITSSYQDYKEVAVLQFEK, encoded by the coding sequence ATGGATACTGTTATCACTCGTAAAAATAAAAAAAATAGCTATCGGATAGGGTTTGTGCTGCTTTTTTTGATTGTAAGTTATTTCGCTTATTCTATGATTACAAAAGAGAAAAGCCTGAACATAAAAAAAGAAGAAATTAGCATTAAAACAGTGAGTAAAGCTTACTTTGAAGATTTTATCATTTTCCAGGCTAAAGTGGAACCGTTAAACTCTATTTTGGTTAATATTATCGAAGGCGGATCGGTACAGGAAATTTTTGTTGAAAACGGAGATCATGTAGAAAAAGGACAAGCATTAGCTAAATTGTATAATCCGAATACGGAATTAAGTTATCTGACACAGGAAACATCAATGATCGAACAAATCAATAACCTGAATAAAGCACGTCTTGATATCCGAAATCAGGAACTGAATCTGGCGAAAGACCTCGTTGCCATTGAACACGATTATAACACGGCGAAACAATTGTATGATCTTAATGAGAAATTGTTTAAAAAAGGGATTATTGCTAAAAACGAATGGGAAACAACCCGCGAAGGTTTTCGCTACCAACAGGAACGAAAAAATATTATTCAGCAAAGCATACAAAAGGAAAAACAAACCAATCAAATCCAGATTCAGCAAATTAACCGGTCGATTGCCACAATGGAAAAAAGCCTTGGAATATTGCGTGATAATAAGAGAAACTTTTTGGTAACTGCACCTTTGTCCGGCCGACTTTCTTCGTTCGAACCGATTTTAGGGAAAAATTATCAGGCGGGTGAGAGTATCGGAAAAATCGATGTGATGCAAGGCTATAAATTACTGGCTAAAGTGGATGAATTTTATCTGGAAAAAGTAACGGTAGGCCAAAAAGGACAAATCGAATACAAAGGAAAACAGATTCCGGTTCATATTACAAAAGTGATTCCGGAAGTAAAAGAGGGTAAGTTTCTGGTCGAACTGGACTTCGATCAAGCCAAAGAGCTGGATTTAAAACAAGGACTGAGTTTTGGTGTAAAGCTGACCTTATCTGAAAGTGTTAAAACACTGGTACTGCCTAAAGGAAGTTTTAATCAGGAAACATCCGGAAACTGGATTTTTGTTGTCAACGGAGACAAAGCTGTACGACGCAATATCAAATTAGGTAGGGAAAACCCACTGTATTTTGAAGTACTGGAAGGATTAAAAGAAGGTGAAAGTGTAATTACATCATCTTATCAGGACTATAAAGAAGTAGCTGTTTTGCAATTCGAAAAATAG